Genomic segment of Planctomycetia bacterium:
GCTCGCTTACTCCGAGAAGCACGGCCTCGCGCGCTACGTCGCACATCAGGCGTATTACTCGCTCGTCGGCCGCGACTACGAAACCGAGCTCATGCCGCTCGGGCTCGACCAAAAAGTCGGCGCCGTGGTTTGGAGCCCACTCGGTTGGGGTCGGCTGACCGGTAAGATTCGCCGCGGCCAAGCGCTGCCGAAGGAGAGCCGGCTGCAGAGCCAAAAGGTGATCGACCTGGGGCCACAAGTCGCCGACGAATATCTCTACCAAGTGGTCGATGCGCTCGACGAAGTCGCGAAGGAGACCGGCAAGTCGGTCCCGCAAATCGCACTCAACTGGCTCACGCAACGCCCGACCGTCGCGACGGTGATCGTAGGCGCACGCAACGCCGAGCAACTCCGGCAAAACATCGCCGCCGTCGGCTGGAACCTCACAAAGGAACAAGTCGCCAAGCTCGACGCCGCGAGCGCCGTCCCGTTGCCGTATCCGTATTGGCATCAAGCCGGCTTCGCCGAACGAAATCCGTTCCCGACTTGAGAAGGATTGTTGAAATACAGAGACGCAGAGAGGAGAGGGAAGCTAAGAGTCAGGAGACAGGTGCCGGTAAGCATCCTGAGTGTTGTTTCTTCTGACCCCTGCCCCCCCGCCCCAGGCCCCTCTCTTCTTACTCCCAGCTCAGCGCCCCGCCGTTCTGATACTCCGTCACGCGCGTCTCGAAGAAATTCTTTTCCTTCTTCAAGTCGATCGTCTCGCTCATCCACGGGAATGGGTTCGAGGTGTTGAACCGGGCCGGCATGCCGATCCGTTCGAGGCGTCGATCGGCAATGTAGCCGACGTAGTCGCGGAAGTGTTCGGCGTTGAGGCCCAACACGCCGCGCGGCAGGCAATCGATGGCGTACGCGATCTCCCGCTCGACCGCACCGTCGATCATCTGCGTGATCCGTTCGCGCAAGTCGAGCGTCCAGAGTTCCGGATTCTCCGAGCGAATGCCGTTGATCAGGTCGATGCCGAAGTTCAGATGGGTCGACTCGTCGCGCAAGATGTATTGAAACTGCTCGCCGACTCCCGTCATCCGGTTCTGCCGATGCAGCGACAACATCATCGCGAAGCCGGAGTAGAAGAAGATCCCCTCCATCACGATGTAGTAGCCGATCAGATTTTCGAGCAGCTTCTGCTTCCCGCCGAACGTGTCGCTCCGGAAGTCGGGATCGAGAATCGCTTCGGTGAGCTGCATCGTGAAGTCGTCTTTGTCGTGGATCGTGTTGACGTTGCGATGCATCGTGAACACTTCTTGGCCGTCGAGCCC
This window contains:
- a CDS encoding aldo/keto reductase gives rise to the protein MEYRQLGGSGLKVPVLCLGTGTFGGGNEFFKAWGETDVAEATKLVDICLEAGMNMFDSADIYSDGMAEEILGQAIRGKRDQLLISTKATFRKGTGPNDVGSSRYHLIKSVDGSLKRLGTDYIDLFQLHGFDAVAPVEETVSTLDDLVRAGKIRYVGCSNFSGWHLMKSLAYSEKHGLARYVAHQAYYSLVGRDYETELMPLGLDQKVGAVVWSPLGWGRLTGKIRRGQALPKESRLQSQKVIDLGPQVADEYLYQVVDALDEVAKETGKSVPQIALNWLTQRPTVATVIVGARNAEQLRQNIAAVGWNLTKEQVAKLDAASAVPLPYPYWHQAGFAERNPFPT
- a CDS encoding ribonucleotide-diphosphate reductase subunit beta, translating into MSFVAETPLDLAAVGPARTGEKRLLNADRVAVNQLMPLKYHWAWEHYLNGCRNHWLPQEVPMDRDIALWKQPNGLTADERQVVLRNLGFFSTAESLVGNNIVLAVFKHITNPECRQYLLRQAFEEAIHTHAFHYIVESLGLDGQEVFTMHRNVNTIHDKDDFTMQLTEAILDPDFRSDTFGGKQKLLENLIGYYIVMEGIFFYSGFAMMLSLHRQNRMTGVGEQFQYILRDESTHLNFGIDLINGIRSENPELWTLDLRERITQMIDGAVEREIAYAIDCLPRGVLGLNAEHFRDYVGYIADRRLERIGMPARFNTSNPFPWMSETIDLKKEKNFFETRVTEYQNGGALSWE